A genomic stretch from Burkholderia pyrrocinia includes:
- a CDS encoding type II secretion system F family protein produces the protein MEANRVGALALVLGAIGMLLLAALAIVRVTLQQRAERTLLKALDRRTAAVEAAAARGGAAEPRREVAVPPATRTRFARLRECLEDAGMRWLDTGVGRYLFADEDRQMLEQCGFVEARARGLFLSARIAFAVGLPVFVGGLLVGRASGSRWLLSTCVAFVIGFMLPKIYVRRRAAERRQGVSAELPLLVDMLRLLQGVGLSLDQSIQVITHDFQTMLPVLSWELGVAQRQFAAGRTREQSLQRLTNSFDNEDLRAVVRLLIQVDKHGGAVQEPLKQFGDRLREGRRALLRERIGRLTVKMTGVMIVTLLPALLIVTAGPGIMTVLSALAAFQR, from the coding sequence ATGGAGGCAAATCGTGTGGGCGCGCTTGCGCTCGTGCTTGGAGCGATCGGCATGCTGCTGCTCGCTGCGCTTGCGATCGTTCGCGTGACGCTGCAGCAGCGTGCCGAGCGCACGCTGCTGAAGGCGCTCGATCGCCGCACGGCTGCGGTTGAAGCGGCCGCGGCGCGCGGGGGGGCGGCCGAACCCAGGCGTGAAGTCGCCGTGCCGCCTGCGACGCGTACGCGTTTTGCGAGGTTGCGAGAGTGTCTCGAGGACGCCGGGATGCGATGGCTCGACACTGGCGTCGGCCGCTATCTGTTTGCCGACGAGGATCGCCAAATGCTGGAACAGTGCGGCTTCGTCGAAGCTCGGGCGCGTGGCCTGTTTCTCAGTGCGCGAATCGCATTCGCGGTCGGGCTGCCGGTGTTCGTCGGGGGACTTCTCGTCGGTCGGGCCTCGGGATCACGCTGGCTGCTGTCGACCTGCGTCGCGTTTGTAATCGGATTTATGTTGCCGAAGATCTACGTGCGCCGACGAGCAGCGGAGCGCCGGCAAGGTGTTTCGGCCGAATTGCCGCTCCTTGTCGACATGCTGAGATTGCTGCAGGGCGTCGGCCTGTCGTTGGATCAGAGCATCCAGGTCATCACGCACGATTTTCAGACGATGCTGCCGGTACTGTCGTGGGAGCTTGGCGTCGCACAGCGGCAGTTTGCGGCCGGGCGTACCCGTGAACAGTCGTTGCAGCGGCTCACGAACAGTTTCGACAACGAGGATCTGCGCGCGGTCGTGCGCTTGCTGATTCAGGTCGACAAGCACGGTGGCGCGGTACAGGAGCCGCTGAAGCAGTTCGGCGACCGGCTACGCGAAGGGCGGCGAGCATTGTTGCGTGAGCGGATCGGTCGCCTGACGGTAAAGATGACTGGCGTGATGATCGTCACATTGCTGCCCGCGTTGCTGATCGTCACCGCGGGGCCGGGGATCATGACCGTGCTGTCCGCGCTTGCCGCGTTCCAGCGTTGA
- a CDS encoding pilus assembly protein — translation MNRFGRIRAIAGWAALALLASGCSLFKESGYGIGAQAERGALMQAAADKNAPPDTPGMYLGLIERMQGQGLYFASLAHIDQYEKQYGISPDTILLRADALRATGQYDAGIAAYTKLLTTPLAARGYRGLGLIAGVQGDFALAAQQLDQACALAPTDAATLSDLAYARMRDGDLQAGRVPLLKAAELDQKSPKILSNLALYLLASGRAKDARRLMDQQKLSPAVRNEIRDDAAKIAAAARAKQLAAMRAPHGTSAQPVASSDGLDLSVPLLQRFAR, via the coding sequence ATGAATCGATTTGGAAGGATCCGCGCGATCGCAGGTTGGGCGGCGCTTGCGCTGCTTGCCAGCGGGTGTTCGCTGTTCAAGGAGTCTGGTTACGGAATCGGGGCGCAGGCCGAACGTGGCGCGCTGATGCAGGCAGCCGCCGACAAGAATGCCCCGCCGGATACGCCGGGCATGTATCTCGGGCTGATCGAGCGGATGCAAGGTCAGGGGCTCTATTTCGCATCACTTGCGCATATCGATCAGTACGAGAAGCAATATGGCATCTCGCCGGACACGATCCTGCTTCGTGCGGATGCATTGCGAGCGACTGGTCAGTACGACGCCGGAATAGCCGCATACACGAAGCTGTTGACGACGCCGCTTGCCGCGCGCGGATATCGCGGGCTCGGCCTGATCGCAGGCGTGCAAGGAGACTTCGCGCTTGCCGCGCAGCAACTCGATCAGGCATGCGCACTTGCACCGACCGATGCGGCGACGCTGTCCGATCTCGCGTATGCGCGGATGCGCGACGGTGACCTGCAGGCCGGGCGCGTGCCGCTGCTGAAGGCGGCCGAACTCGATCAGAAGAGCCCAAAAATCCTCAGCAATCTGGCGCTGTACCTGCTTGCAAGCGGCCGTGCGAAGGACGCGCGTCGGCTGATGGATCAGCAAAAACTATCGCCCGCGGTGCGAAACGAGATTCGCGACGATGCGGCGAAAATTGCCGCTGCGGCGCGCGCGAAGCAACTTGCAGCCATGCGAGCGCCGCACGGCACATCAGCACAGCCGGTCGCAAGCAGCGACGGATTGGATCTTTCCGTGCCGCTGCTACAGCGTTTTGCGCGATAA
- a CDS encoding DUF3613 domain-containing protein has product MFHLSSIRMSAACVALASSLCAGGVYAQSGAPASEIDHSTNAWFDLQRSNRAAGAPQPIDGAAGTYAYQRYLDTFKTPIPTWFGTMSTTSGGSGSGSGGPAGGELAH; this is encoded by the coding sequence ATGTTTCACCTTTCATCGATTCGCATGAGCGCGGCGTGCGTAGCGCTCGCGAGTTCGCTTTGTGCGGGGGGCGTTTATGCGCAAAGCGGTGCACCGGCGTCCGAGATCGACCATTCGACGAATGCATGGTTCGATCTGCAGCGCTCGAATCGCGCGGCCGGCGCACCTCAGCCGATTGATGGTGCTGCTGGAACGTATGCGTACCAGCGCTATCTCGACACGTTCAAGACGCCGATTCCGACGTGGTTCGGTACGATGTCGACGACGAGCGGCGGCAGCGGCAGCGGTAGTGGCGGTCCGGCCGGCGGCGAACTCGCACACTGA
- a CDS encoding TadG family pilus assembly protein gives MNTRYRGRTRRLASGQRGAFSVMAIIGLLVAVTTLGVIGVGNLFYQRRDVQRIADMAALAAVQRMDDACSQPGATANSNAQSNGLSPSNGDTLAIVCGRWDTALNPAPSYFASAGAGTTQLNAVKVTITRQVPFFFVGPDRTVSAVSTARSTNIDTFSVGATIAALGGVGCTGGSVPTSGNPGLVNGLIAALLGASLNLNIGSYQALACTNVKVGDLVVAAGVGTVDQLLALKLTLPQLLQLMVDAGTRTTVANANLQASLGALQAILAAKVPGTSISLGGTGGLLNVALANTQAALDAQVDLLDLLLVGAEIAAAGKPAVTVNVPSLNLGGLTGTQLQVQIISPPSIGIGEGGIDPTTGTWRTQASTAAVGVYLNVDLGTTQLPIVGALLGAINVGVDVNLPIYLQVGTGTAWLNSTRCGPTQATSAVIITAQPGVANLCIGQPPLDASGKISLSSSYSCSSPGQIINANVLGLAQLTASMSNVSVPVQGASQSHTFNGVSGTDANYWTVNSNALGSALSSALSQLAVAKITANIGLGGVNLLSLPSTFLSTLLTFLTNLLGPLLSSLDAVLVPLLNLLGVQVGAATVHQISLSCGVAQTVY, from the coding sequence GTGAATACCCGGTACCGTGGGCGTACGCGTCGCCTCGCATCAGGACAGCGCGGCGCATTCTCGGTGATGGCGATCATCGGGTTGCTCGTCGCCGTCACGACGCTCGGTGTCATCGGTGTTGGCAACTTGTTCTATCAGCGTCGCGACGTGCAGCGGATCGCCGACATGGCTGCGCTTGCAGCCGTGCAGCGGATGGACGATGCATGCTCGCAGCCGGGAGCGACTGCGAACAGCAATGCGCAGTCGAACGGGCTGAGCCCGTCGAACGGCGACACGCTCGCGATCGTCTGCGGTCGTTGGGACACGGCGCTCAACCCGGCGCCGAGCTATTTTGCGTCCGCGGGCGCCGGAACGACGCAATTGAATGCGGTCAAGGTGACGATCACACGACAGGTGCCATTCTTCTTTGTAGGACCCGATCGAACGGTGTCAGCGGTGTCGACCGCGCGCTCGACGAACATCGATACGTTCTCGGTCGGCGCAACCATTGCTGCGCTCGGTGGCGTCGGTTGCACCGGCGGCTCGGTACCGACGTCCGGCAATCCAGGCCTCGTGAACGGGCTGATCGCGGCGCTGCTCGGCGCGAGCCTGAACCTCAATATCGGCTCGTATCAGGCACTTGCGTGCACGAACGTGAAGGTAGGCGACCTTGTCGTCGCGGCGGGTGTCGGCACGGTCGATCAGTTACTTGCACTGAAGCTCACGTTGCCTCAGTTGCTCCAGTTGATGGTGGACGCGGGGACGCGGACGACCGTCGCGAACGCAAACCTGCAGGCGAGCCTTGGTGCATTGCAGGCGATCTTGGCCGCCAAGGTTCCCGGCACGTCGATCAGCCTGGGCGGGACAGGTGGTCTGCTCAACGTCGCGCTCGCGAATACGCAGGCTGCACTCGACGCACAGGTGGATCTGCTCGATCTGTTGCTCGTCGGTGCGGAGATCGCGGCGGCCGGCAAGCCGGCAGTGACAGTCAATGTGCCGTCGCTGAATCTCGGCGGACTGACGGGCACGCAACTGCAGGTTCAGATCATTAGTCCCCCGTCGATCGGCATCGGGGAAGGCGGCATCGATCCCACGACCGGCACTTGGCGGACGCAGGCATCCACCGCCGCGGTGGGGGTGTATCTCAACGTCGATCTCGGCACGACGCAGTTGCCCATCGTCGGGGCGTTGCTGGGAGCGATCAATGTGGGCGTTGACGTCAATCTTCCGATCTACCTGCAAGTCGGCACCGGCACCGCGTGGCTGAACTCGACACGATGTGGACCCACACAGGCAACGAGCGCTGTCATCATTACCGCGCAACCGGGCGTTGCCAATCTGTGTATTGGCCAGCCACCGCTCGATGCGTCCGGCAAGATCAGCTTGTCGTCAAGCTACAGTTGTTCGTCGCCTGGGCAGATCATCAACGCGAATGTGCTCGGCCTTGCACAGTTGACGGCTTCGATGTCCAACGTATCGGTCCCGGTGCAAGGCGCGTCTCAATCGCATACGTTCAATGGCGTATCCGGAACCGATGCAAACTATTGGACGGTGAATTCAAATGCACTCGGTTCGGCCCTCAGTTCCGCTCTGAGTCAACTTGCGGTCGCGAAGATCACCGCCAACATCGGCTTGGGTGGAGTGAATCTTCTGTCGCTTCCGTCAACCTTCTTGTCTACGTTGCTGACATTTCTGACAAACCTGCTCGGCCCGCTCCTTTCGAGTCTGGACG